A single Triticum dicoccoides isolate Atlit2015 ecotype Zavitan chromosome 2A, WEW_v2.0, whole genome shotgun sequence DNA region contains:
- the LOC119358593 gene encoding uncharacterized protein LOC119358593 — MEVAISAVTGELLSRFISFLMNKYRSSLSHAHSKEQKKMVERLQHLLMRAGTIVEEADARYITNSGMMTQLKKLSEAMYRGCRVLDTLRYGTLQDSGSFDEVSNDSSIRCLYLAKRSRTTGKAMHLESHDALESLEIAVANMAEFVVLLGGCDRMSRRPYDVYLYTENFMFGRHAEKQKLLSFLLQHSDPHGDHAPAILPVIGGASVGKKTLVAHVCGDERVHSRFSSILHLNGDSFMRILDKGRSMFGMVLVVITFSSDIGDDDWKKFHSFVITMGRGSKIIIISRLQSLARFGSVKPIFLTVLSYDELRYLFKTLVFGSVDPMQHPQLVEIADEYVKVLHSTQGSLVAINMFADVLRRNLNVQFWRGILERGLRMVKRNLSIYGVHPTILIEQGHPVDITDFALHPLSITRYTVNVSTKKESPSVTFGQLITDPSVRPKEDFILISWESRIPPHTSFARFVTSHAQDTHEGPGRKRRGVPM, encoded by the coding sequence ATGGAGGTTGCCATATCTGCAGTTACAGGTGAACTTTTGAGCAGGTTCATCTCCTTCCTGATGAACAAGTATCGCTCCTCCTTAAGCCATGCACACTCAAAGGAGCAAAAGAAGATGGTGGAGAGGTTGCAGCACCTCCTGATGAGGGCTGGCACCATCGTTGAGGAGGCGGACGCACGGTACATAACCAACTCTGGAATGATGACACAGCTCAAGAAGCTCTCAGAGGCCATGTACCGAGGATGCCGCGTGCTGGACACCTTGAGGTACGGAACCCTCCAAGACAGTGGAAGCTTCGATGAGGTTAGCAACGACTCATCCATCAGGTGCTTGTATTTAGCCAAGCGTTCTCGAACAACTGGCAAGGCCATGCACCTCGAGTCACATGATGCCTTGGAAAGCTTAGAAATTGCTGTTGCTAACATGGCAGAATTTGTTGTGCTTCTGGGTGGATGCGACCGCATGTCTCGTAGGCCATACGACGTTTATCTTTACACCGAAAACTTCATGTTCGGCCGGCATGCTGAGAAGCAGAAGCTCTTGAGCTTCTTGCTGCAGCACAGTGACCCTCATGGTGATCATGCACCGGCCATTCTTCCAGTCATAGGTGGTGCCTCGGTAGGAAAGAAAACTTTGGTTGCTCATGTGTGTGGCGACGAAAGAGTTCACTCAcgcttctcctccattttgcacttGAATGGAGACAGCTTTATGAGGATACTTGACAAAGGAAGGAGCATGTTTGGGATGGTGCTGGTGGTTATTACGTTTTCTTCTGATATAGGAGACGATGATTGGAAAAAGTTTCACTCCTTTGTCATAACAATGGGCAGAGGAAGCAAGATCATCATCATAAGTAGACTTCAAAGTCTAGCTCGATTtggatcggtgaaaccgattttccTAACTGTTCTGTCTTATGACGAGCTGAGGTACCTTTTCAAGACACTAGTATTTGGAAGTGTAGACCCCATGCAACATCCACAGCTCGTAGAAATAGCAGATGAATATGTCAAGGTGTTGCACAGTACACAAGGTTCACTTGTCGCAATAAATATGTTCGCGGATGTGTTGAGAAGGAACCTCAATGTTCAGTTCTGGCGTGGTATATTGGAAAGGGGGTTACGAATGGTTAAAAGAAACCTCTCCATATATGGTGTGCACCCAACCATCCTTATAGAACAAGGCCATCCGGTGGACATAACGGACTTTGCTTTGCATCCACTTAGCATAACACGTTATACAGTTAATGTTTCAACCAAGAAGGAATCGCCAAGCGTGACATTTGGCCAATTGATAACAGATCCTAGTGTTAGACCGAAAGAAGATTTCATTTTAATTTCATGGGAATCAAGGATACCCCCTCATACCTCGTTTGCTCGTTTTGTTACGAGTCATGCTCAGGATACACATGAAGGGCCAGGGAGGAAGCGACGAGGAGTGCCTATGTAA
- the LOC119358594 gene encoding uncharacterized protein LOC119358594, with amino-acid sequence MEVAISAVASELVSRFISLLMNKYHSSSHGQSEEKVVERLQHLLQRRHLSVTIVEEAGARYITNSGMMMQLKMLSEAMYRGHRLLDTWRSRALQDDAGFDEVSSNNSSSSSLYLAIPLKRSRTTMVNDDKDIRLESDGALESLEIVFANMSEFVVLLSECERMSRRPYDVYLYTDNFMFSRHAEKQKLLSFLLEHNDPSGDHAWGVLPLIGGVAVGKKTLVAHVCGDERVRSRFSFILHLIGDSLLGILDDGRTMFGMMLVVIEFSSDVDDDDWKKFCSFLIRMGIGSKIIIVSKLKRLARLGTVKPIFLSVISYDELRYLFKALSFGSVEPAEHPRLVQMADQFAKELHNAHGSLLATNAYANVLRRNLDVQFWRRIMDKGMRVVKRNLSMYGVHPNKLIQQGHPMDITDFGLHPLSMTPYTVGASVKKELPCVTFAELVTDPSVVPKGDFTLVAWESRIPPQKSFVYIVTSRAQDTHQGSALPGRKRQGVPI; translated from the exons ATGGAGGTTGCCATATCTGCAGTTGCAAGTGAGCTTGTAAGCCGGTTCATCTCCCTCCTGATGAACAAGTATCACTCCTCCAGCCATGGACAATCAGAGGAGAAGGTGGTAGAGAGGTTGCAGCATCTCCTGCAGAGGAGgcacctgtcggt CACCATCGTCGAGGAAGCAGGCGCTCGATACATAACCAACTCAGGGATGATGATGCAGCTCAAGATGCTCTCAGAGGCCATGTACAGAGGGCACCGTCTGCTTGATACCTGGAGGTCCCGAGCCCTCCAAGACGATGCAGGCTTTGATGAGGTTAGCAGCAATAACTCATCTAGCAGCAGTTTGTATTTAGCCATTCCACTCAAACGTTCTCGAACAACAATGGTGAACGATGACAAGGACATTCGCCTCGAGTCAGATGGTGCTTTGGAAAGCTTAGAAATTGTTTTTGCTAACATGTCagaatttgttgtgcttttgagcGAGTGTGAGCGCATGTCTCGCAGGCCATATGACGTTTACCTTTACACCGACAACTTCATGTTTAGCCGACACGCTGAAAAGCAAAAGCTCTTGAGCTTCTTGTTGGAGCACAACGATCCTTCAGGTGATCATGCATGGGGCGTCCTCCCGCTCATAGGTGGTGTCGCAGTTGGGAAGAAAACCTTGGTTGCTCATGTGTGTGGCGATGAAAGGGTTCGCTCACGTTTCTCCTTTATTTTGCACTTGATTGGAGACAGCCTTTTGGGAATACTTGATGATGGAAGGACAATGTTTGGGATGATGTTGGTAGTTATTGAGTTTTCTTCTGATGTAGATGATGATGACTGGAAAAAGTTTTGCTCGTTTCTCATAAGGATGGGTATAGGAAGCAAGATCATCATCGTAAGCAAACTTAAGAGATTAGCCCGGTTGGGAACGGTGAAACCGATCTTCCTAAGTGTGATATCTTACGACGAGTTGAGATACCTTTTCAAGGCACTATCCTTCGGGAGTGTAGAGCCCGCAGAACATCCTCGGCTAGTACAAATGGCAGATCAATTTGCCAAGGAGTTGCACAATGCACATGGTTCACTTCTTGCAACAAATGCGTACGCGAATGTCTTGAGAAGGAATCTCGATGTTCAGTTTTGGCGGCGCATAATGGACAAGGGGATGAGAGTGGTCAAGAGGAACCTCTCCATGTATGGCGTGCATCCCAACAAGCTTATACAACAAGGCCATCCAATGGACATAACAGACTTCGGTTTGCATCCACTTAGCATGACACCTTACACAGTTGGTGCTTCGGTGAAGAAGGAACTGCCATGTGTGACATTTGCAGAACTTGTAACAGATCCTAGTGTTGTCCCAAAAGGAGACTTCACTCTAGTTGCATGGGAATCCAGGATACCCCCTCAGAAATCATTTGTTTATATTGTTACAAGTCGTGCTCAGGATACACATCAGGGCAGCGCCTTGCCAGGGAGGAAGCGACAAGGAGTGCCAATCTAG